One window of the Clostridium sp. MB40-C1 genome contains the following:
- a CDS encoding holin: MKKTETLRKRLKNYGLWAAVLAFIPIFLDGLKIYNIDILLPTNYETIVKSLLGLLVLAGILNNPTTEHKGFGDDKINEPKIIETTKEFTGE; the protein is encoded by the coding sequence ATGAAAAAAACAGAAACTCTAAGAAAAAGATTGAAAAATTATGGTTTATGGGCTGCAGTTTTAGCTTTTATACCTATATTTTTAGATGGACTTAAAATATACAATATAGATATTCTTCTTCCAACTAATTACGAAACCATTGTAAAATCCTTACTGGGACTACTTGTTCTAGCTGGTATACTTAATAATCCTACCACTGAGCATAAGGGATTTGGTGATGATAAGATAAATGAACCTAAAATAATAGAAACTACCAAAGAATTTACAGGGGAATAA
- a CDS encoding BhlA/UviB family holin-like peptide, with protein sequence MQNEIIKLALNQGIWSVLFVVLLFYILKTQEKRDSLQEKRERKYQEIITELTNKFTAIERGIDDIKEEIKDIRTI encoded by the coding sequence ATGCAAAATGAAATAATAAAATTAGCTCTTAATCAAGGTATATGGTCAGTACTATTTGTAGTACTGCTTTTTTATATACTTAAAACACAAGAGAAAAGAGATTCACTTCAAGAAAAACGAGAGCGAAAATATCAAGAAATTATAACTGAATTAACAAATAAATTCACAGCAATAGAAAGAGGTATAGATGATATAAAAGAAGAAATAAAAGACATAAGAACAATATAG